Within the Rhinoraja longicauda isolate Sanriku21f chromosome 38, sRhiLon1.1, whole genome shotgun sequence genome, the region gttccaatagaaaaaaaaatgaaaacatacagtagtacgcaaacagttcacagcgcctcctcaatgagcctcaaacgctagggagtagaaatatgttttgagcctggacttaaaggagtcgatggagggggcagttctgatcgggagagggatgctgttccacagtctagcagctgcaaccgcaaaagcgcggtcacccctgagtttaagcctagaccgcgggatagtgaatagccccaagtcggccgatctgagggacctggagttagagaggggggttagaagatttttgatgtaggggggggagtgtccatttagggctttatacgtgaataggaggagcttgaagttgattctgtaccatacagggagccagtggagagaggccagaatcggggtgatgtggtcccttttacgggtacccgtcaggagtctcgctgcggcgttttggaccagttgcaggcgggacagggaagattggctgatcccagtgtatagggagttgcagtagtctaggcgggaggaaatgaaagcgtgaatgattttttctgtgtcgtcgaatttgaggaaaggtttgattttagctatggttcgaagttggaagaagctggcttttaccacagcgttgacttgcttatcaaattttaatgcagagtcaaatatcatgccgaggtttttgacatgcggtttgactaggcaggataggcttccaagactgcctgttatcaatttgatggagtggggggggggggggggggggggggccgaataggatgacctcagacttgctctcatttaattggaggaagttctgtgccatccaacattttatgtcctcaaggcagtgtgagaggctgtttaaatttgactggttgttgggtttcagggggaggtaaagctgagtgtcatcggcatagcagtggaaagaaatgccgtgcctttgaatgatttggccaagggggagcatgtatagagagaagagaatggggcctaggatggagccttgtggaactccgcaggagaggctagctggagcagaggaataactgcctatgttgatgtgGGAGTCTCCTCAATCTGGGTCTCAGTCTCCTCCTCAGCTGTGGTCAAATTGTTGTTGAGATTCTCCAATTTAATTAAAGTTAGTGAGGATTTCTGTACCTGATCATTttcgagtgtgtgtatgtgtgtgtgtgagtgtatgtgtgtgtgtgtgtatgtgtgtgtatgtgtgtgtgtgtatttgtgtgtgtgtatgtgtgtgtatgcgtgtgtgtgtatttgtgtgtgtgtgtgtgcgtgtatttgtgtgtgtgtgtgtgtgtgtgtctctctgattgtatgtgtgtgagtgtgtgtgtgtgtatatgtgtgtgtgtgtgtgtgtgtgtgtgtgtgtttttgtgtgtgcgctgcgtgtatttgtgtgtgcgtgtgtgtgtgtatttgtgtgtgtgtgtgtgtgtgtgtgtatgtgtgtatttgtgtgtgtgtttgtgtgtgggtgtatacgggtgtgtgtgtatgtgtgtgtgtgtttatgtatgtgtgtgtgtgtgtgtttatgtatgtgagtgtgtgtgtgtgtgtgtgtgcgcgtgtgtgtgcacgtgtgtgtgtgtttacgtgtgtgtgtgtgtgtgcgtgtgtctgattgtgtgaatgtgtgtatgcgagtgtgtgtgtgagtgtgtttatgtatgtgtgtgtatttatgtatgtgtgtgtatttgtgtgtgtgtgtgtatgcgtgtgtgtttatgtgtgtgtatgcgtgtgtgtgtgtgtgtgtatacgggtgtgtgtgtgtgtgtgtgtgtgtctgtctgattgtgtgaatgtgtgtatgcgagtgtgtgtgtgtgtgtgtgtgtgtgtgtgtgtgtgtgttagggtgTTAAACATCTTTGGTGGTTTCTCCAGGCAGGGCTGCCATTTCTCGTCATTATGGCtcgtcattctcaatcagtaccccgttcctgccttctccccataccccctgactccgctatccttaagagctctatctagctctctcttgaatgcattcagagaattggcctccactgccttctgaggcagagaattccacagattcacaactctctgactgaaaaagtttttccccatctctgttctaaatggcctaccccttattcttaaactgtggcccctggttctggactcccccaacattgggaacatgtttcctgcctctaacgtgtccaaccccttaataatcttatacgtttcgatacgatcccctctcatccttctatattccggtgtatacaagcctagtcactccagttcgATAAGGTCTTCAGTGTAGAGATGTGGGGAGAGGcgcagagaggtggggagggggggccgTGGCACTGGTGTGGGTACTAGGAGCCCGTGCCCGGGGGAGTTGCCCACCGACTCTGATCCACAGGAGCCGTGACCTTGATACAAAGCCCGGTGTCAGCAGGGTCACGGCCACAGTAAACACCGCTGCCGCCTCATCATCAACAGCGTCTCTCTTGCAACCTGCACCGACCGTGTCCTGTGCTCCACACTGGAGACATTGGTGCATGAAACGCTTCACACAAccccctgcctctccctccctGCAAGTGTCCCACCTCGCTCTGCTCGtctgtctctctcactgtctccctgCCTGTGTTTGTCTCTCTCGAGACATGTCTCTCTgcatctctttctccctctccctttctccctctctccctttcctcctccccctccactttctccctccctctctctacccctccccttcccttccctcccctccttccctctcctccctcccctccctccctactccccctccactttctctctctttttctctctctctctctctctctctctctctctctctctctctctctctctctctctctccctccctctctccctccctctctccctctctctctctctccctctctctctctccctctctctctccctctctcactccccctctctctctctctctctctccctctcccctctctctctctctctctccctctctctctctctccctccctctctctctcccgcacctctctctctcctcccctctctctctcccgtctctcctttctctctctctccctccctctctctctcccgcacctctctctctccccccctctctctctcccgtctctcctttctctctctctccctctccccactctctctccccatctctcccctctctctctctcgctgtgaATTTGTCTTCAATCGAGCCCTCATCCAATTTGCCGCTTGAATCTGAATCCGAGCAACTAAAGAGGctgttttattatgttttaaagcGAATGTCTTAACTTTGTTTCTGAATGTCAATAGGATAAGGGGCCGTCTGCGAATGATCGGATTGGAAACCCTCTCATGAGATATCAGAACGTATTCTCCAGATGAATGATGCACAAGGATATTGATCACTGAGCTGCTTGTGGTTGGAACTGGGAGCTTGGTAattagatggagacacaagagactgcagatgctggaatcttgagcaaaacccaaggtgctggaggacctctggagaaaaggaataggtgacatttcggttcgaacaCCTTCCTCGGATCCGTCTGAggcaggtctgaggaagggtctccacccaaaacatcacccattccttttctccagagatgctgcctgtcccgctgagttactccagcattttgtgtctatcttcgcatcTGCAGtgcagaccaattcactggatgttttcaagagagagttagatttaactcttttgggctaaaggaatgaagggatatgggggaaaaagcaggaatggggtactgattttagatgatcaggcatgataattttgaatggtggtgctggctcgaagggccgaatggcctactcctgcacctattgtactaTGTTTCTAAAGGGTCTTCAGAAGAGTTAAGACCCAGGACATCGCCTCTCTGTGCTCAagacagatgctacctggcccaatGTGTTCCTTTATGTTTAataagagatataagaaaataactgcagatgctgttacaaatcgaaggtatttattcacaaaatgctggagtaactcaacaggtcaggcagcatctcgggtggttctgctgcagttgtacagggcattggtgagaccacacctggagtattgcgtacagttttggtctcctaatctgaggaaagacattcttgccatagagggagtacagagaaggttcaccagattgattcctgggatggcaggactttcatatgaagaaagactggatagactcggcttgtacgcgctggaatttagaagactgaggggggatcttatagaaacttaccaatttcttaaggggttggacaggctagatgcaggaagattgttcccgatgttggggaagtccagaacaaggggtcacagtttaaggataagggggaagtcttttaggaccgagatgagaaagttttttttcacacaaagagtgatgaatctgtggaattctctgccacagaaggtagttgaggccagttcattggctatatttaagagggagttagatgtggcccttgtggctaaagggatcgggggggggggggggggtatggagagaaggcaggtacggggtactgagttggatgatcagccatgatcatattgaatggcggtgcaggctcgaagggccgaatggcctactcctgcacctattttctatgtttctaaaatgctggagtaactcagcaggtcaggcataatctcgggagagaagcttCCTTCCTTTATGTTCAGCTTTGGTGGTTCTACTGGAAGGGGGGGGCGTGAACCTTTACAACAGCTCTTTCAAGCGAAGCCTTTGAGCCTCCCCCTAAGCTGGGTGGAGCCTGTACATGTTTACAGACCACTGTATAAAAGCCGGGCGCTTGGGCGAGCAGTCAAACATCACAAGATCCCAACCCGGCTTGTGGAACACGTCGTTGAACCGTTTCAGCACCATGGTCAGCGACAGACTCCTGCTCGCAGTCTACTTTTCCGTCTTGCTCTCCATGGCTGTTAGCACAGACAACTCGGACCTGGAACCAAGAGCCCTGCGAGACTTCTACTCCAAAAATTATTACCCCGCCAGCGAGAAGGAACTGGTTGGTTTTTATTGTTACCGGCAACTTATAAGCGGGCGGCGTGGATTTCTTTAAGAGTtaaatcgctggaatttagaagactgaggggggatcttatagaaacgtacaaaattcttaaggggttggacaggctagatgcgggaagattgttcccgatgttggggaagtccagaacaaggggttacagtttaaggataagggggaagtcttttaggaccgagatgagaaagttttttttcacagagtggtgaatctgtggaattctctgccacagaaggtagttgaggccagttcattggctatatttaagagggagttagatgtggcccctg harbors:
- the cart3 gene encoding cocaine- and amphetamine-regulated transcript protein-like, with the protein product MFTDHCIKAGRLGEQSNITRSQPGLWNTSLNRFSTMVSDRLLLAVYFSVLLSMAVSTDNSDLEPRALRDFYSKNYYPASEKELLGALHEVLKKLQTKRLPTWEKKYGQGPQCYIGDMCAVRKGPRIWRTCNCQSSKCNYFLFKCV